A stretch of Parvimonas micra DNA encodes these proteins:
- the rplM gene encoding 50S ribosomal protein L13 → MKSYVAKPCDVNRKWYVVDAKDVVLGRLATEVASILRGKKNVRFQPSFDMGDYVIVVNAEKVKLTGKKLQQKEHRYYTGYSNGLKAISYEKMLQTKPEKVIELAVKGMLPKNTLGRQMFKKLKVYAGPEHNHEAQQPEVLTLSE, encoded by the coding sequence ATGAAAAGTTACGTAGCAAAACCTTGCGATGTAAATCGTAAATGGTATGTAGTTGATGCAAAAGACGTTGTTTTAGGTAGACTTGCAACTGAAGTTGCTTCAATCTTAAGAGGAAAGAAAAATGTTAGATTCCAACCATCATTCGATATGGGAGATTATGTTATTGTTGTTAATGCTGAAAAAGTTAAATTAACTGGTAAGAAATTACAACAAAAAGAACATAGATACTATACTGGATATTCAAATGGTTTAAAAGCTATTTCTTATGAAAAAATGTTACAAACTAAACCTGAAAAAGTTATTGAATTAGCTGTTAAGGGAATGCTTCCAAAGAATACTTTAGGAAGACAAATGTTCAAGAAATTAAAGGTTTATGCAGGTCCTGAACACAATCACGAAGCACAACAACCTGAAGTTTTAACATTAAGTGAATAG
- a CDS encoding glycerophosphodiester phosphodiesterase — translation MKKILNLAHRGFSGKYPENTKIAFLKAIEHSDCDGFETDVHMTKDKKLVIIHDDTVDRTCSNGSGFIKDLTSKELLQMEFGSHKGSEFLGEKIIFLDELLQIVKDNKLFVNLELKNNYVFYYGLEEAVIKMVKEFGLKDDVILSSFNHESMELCKQIDPTFKTGLLFESPMMNTVEYMRGIKHEAVHPGYYMLLQKPSWVEEFKKMGLEINTWTVNDEKAMKYLVEMGVDALIGNYPDLTSKVLKEL, via the coding sequence ATGAAAAAAATATTAAATTTAGCCCATAGGGGATTTTCCGGAAAATATCCTGAAAATACAAAAATTGCCTTTTTAAAGGCTATTGAACATTCTGATTGTGACGGTTTTGAAACTGATGTCCATATGACAAAGGATAAAAAACTTGTAATAATTCACGACGATACTGTTGACAGAACTTGTTCAAACGGAAGTGGTTTTATAAAGGACTTGACTTCAAAAGAGCTTTTGCAAATGGAATTTGGCTCACATAAAGGAAGCGAGTTTTTAGGAGAAAAAATTATATTTTTAGATGAGCTTTTACAAATTGTAAAGGATAATAAACTTTTTGTAAATTTAGAGCTTAAAAATAACTATGTTTTTTACTATGGACTTGAAGAGGCTGTTATTAAAATGGTAAAAGAGTTTGGACTTAAGGATGATGTAATTTTATCCTCATTTAATCATGAGTCAATGGAACTTTGCAAACAAATTGATCCTACTTTTAAGACAGGACTTCTCTTTGAAAGTCCAATGATGAATACAGTTGAATATATGAGAGGTATTAAGCACGAAGCTGTTCATCCGGGATATTATATGCTTTTACAAAAGCCATCTTGGGTAGAAGAATTTAAAAAGATGGGTCTTGAAATAAATACTTGGACAGTAAATGATGAAAAAGCAATGAAGTATCTAGTTGAAATGGGAGTAGATGCTCTAATTGGAAATTATCCAGATTTAACATCAAAAGTTTTAAAAGAATTATAA
- the rpsI gene encoding 30S ribosomal protein S9, with the protein MATQYIGTGRRKTSVARVFLTPGNGKFVINKKDIDEYFDYDTLKVTAKAPLEITESLGKFDVYVNVKGGGFTGQAGAIRHGIARALLEVSAELRPVLKRAGFLTRDPRKKERKKYGLKKARRSPQFSKR; encoded by the coding sequence ATGGCAACTCAATATATAGGAACAGGAAGAAGAAAAACTTCAGTAGCTAGAGTTTTCTTAACACCTGGAAATGGAAAATTTGTTATTAATAAAAAAGATATAGATGAATATTTTGATTATGATACTTTAAAGGTTACTGCAAAAGCACCTTTAGAAATAACAGAAAGTCTTGGTAAATTCGACGTTTATGTAAATGTTAAAGGTGGCGGATTTACAGGACAAGCTGGAGCAATCAGACATGGTATTGCAAGAGCATTATTGGAAGTTTCTGCTGAATTAAGACCTGTATTAAAAAGAGCTGGTTTCTTAACAAGAGACCCTCGTAAGAAAGAAAGAAAGAAATATGGTCTTAAAAAGGCAAGAAGAAGCCCACAATTCTCAAAGAGATAA
- a CDS encoding SHIRT domain-containing protein, which produces MKKISSKILILTMLVAVLPNVSFAEQEKSEKAHNVGTNFINRREAEKKYDVIPTFVSGTAGKKLPDGVENQIPQSAIDAPKGFKYKLKTDFKEVKADGGIWKFKRWEKVNSDGTKTVVNNEVQIVNEDIKLQGVWEFEKEGQVNKFKVVYRFIAVPDDRDLPEAVKNKKPANKDDVPNGTKITLPKFDDVKVEGGTWKFITWKVPKNNQVEPIENEAIVENEDLRLQGEWKFVEDNQEQPDPQAYKWVQNDNGKWSYQSADGKYKVKDSWKFINNEWYLFDKDGYMIADSWVKDNEKWYYLEATGSMSKSEWVYKDGSWFYAKSNGSIAEKEWVYVGGNWFYAKSGGYIAENQWVYEGGNWFYAKSNGYIVENEWIFVGGKWYYAQKGGYIAQGKTLRIRNVDYTFDNSGAWIR; this is translated from the coding sequence ATGAAGAAGATAAGTTCAAAAATTCTTATTCTTACAATGTTAGTTGCAGTATTGCCGAACGTAAGTTTTGCAGAGCAAGAAAAGAGTGAAAAAGCTCATAATGTTGGTACAAATTTTATTAATCGGAGAGAGGCTGAGAAAAAATATGATGTAATACCTACATTTGTATCAGGGACAGCAGGTAAAAAATTACCAGATGGAGTAGAAAACCAAATTCCACAATCAGCCATTGACGCACCAAAAGGTTTTAAATATAAACTTAAAACTGATTTTAAAGAAGTAAAGGCTGATGGTGGAATTTGGAAATTCAAAAGATGGGAAAAAGTTAATTCAGACGGAACTAAAACAGTAGTAAATAATGAAGTTCAAATTGTAAACGAAGATATCAAATTACAAGGAGTTTGGGAGTTTGAAAAAGAGGGTCAAGTAAATAAATTTAAGGTAGTATATAGATTTATTGCAGTCCCTGACGATAGAGATTTACCAGAAGCAGTTAAAAATAAAAAACCTGCAAATAAAGATGACGTTCCAAATGGTACAAAAATAACTCTTCCAAAATTTGATGATGTAAAAGTAGAAGGAGGAACTTGGAAGTTTATAACTTGGAAGGTTCCAAAAAATAATCAAGTTGAACCTATAGAAAATGAAGCAATAGTTGAAAATGAAGATTTAAGATTACAAGGTGAATGGAAATTTGTAGAAGACAATCAAGAACAACCAGATCCACAAGCTTATAAATGGGTTCAAAATGATAATGGAAAATGGAGTTATCAATCAGCCGATGGAAAGTATAAAGTTAAAGACAGCTGGAAATTCATAAATAATGAATGGTATTTATTTGACAAAGATGGTTATATGATTGCTGATAGCTGGGTTAAAGACAATGAAAAATGGTACTATCTAGAAGCAACTGGTTCAATGTCAAAAAGTGAATGGGTATATAAAGACGGAAGCTGGTTTTATGCTAAATCTAATGGAAGCATAGCAGAAAAAGAATGGGTATACGTAGGTGGAAATTGGTTCTACGCTAAGTCAGGTGGATACATTGCTGAAAATCAATGGGTATATGAAGGCGGAAACTGGTTCTATGCTAAATCTAACGGATATATTGTAGAAAATGAATGGATTTTTGTTGGTGGTAAGTGGTATTATGCTCAAAAAGGAGGATATATCGCTCAAGGCAAAACGCTTAGAATAAGAAATGTAGATTATACTTTTGATAATTCTGGAGCTTGGATTAGATAA
- the fumC gene encoding class II fumarate hydratase, translated as MSYKIYKDSIGEIKVESDKLWGATTQRSFENFKIGNYKMPTEVIRAMATVKYACAMANYELGDLNKEKFSAIENAVQEIYSGNLDEHFPLVVFQTGSGTQTNMNLNEVIANYANQKVGKTLIHPNDDVNKSQSSNDTFPTALHIACLDVIDRKLIPSMKTLISAFKAFEDANSNIIKIGRTHLQDAVPIKISQEFSGYRNSIEKCLEYIEFTRKGLLEISLGATAVGTGINTKENFKNIVAKYVSKITGKDFKPAENFFHSLTMKDAVVVSHGAIKALAMDLIKIGNDIRFLACGPRCGFSEIEIPANEPGSSIMPGKVNPTQIEALTMVCARVLGNDTTISFCASQGNFELNVYMPIIIHSFVESVNLLSDAMESFVKNCVRGIKVNKEVVNKYLNESLMLVTSLNPYIGYDKASQCAKYAFKENTTLKKAVLHFGYLTESEFDEIVDPKKMV; from the coding sequence ATGAGTTATAAGATTTACAAAGACTCTATTGGAGAAATAAAGGTAGAAAGTGATAAGCTTTGGGGAGCTACTACACAGAGAAGTTTTGAAAATTTCAAAATTGGAAATTACAAAATGCCAACCGAAGTTATAAGAGCGATGGCTACTGTTAAGTATGCTTGTGCTATGGCTAATTATGAGCTTGGGGATTTAAACAAGGAAAAATTTTCTGCAATAGAAAATGCTGTTCAAGAAATTTATAGTGGAAATCTTGATGAACATTTTCCACTTGTAGTTTTTCAAACAGGAAGCGGTACTCAAACTAATATGAATTTGAACGAAGTAATTGCAAATTATGCAAATCAAAAGGTGGGTAAAACTTTAATTCACCCAAATGATGATGTAAACAAATCTCAAAGTTCAAACGATACTTTTCCAACAGCTTTACATATTGCTTGTTTAGATGTTATTGACAGAAAGCTTATTCCGTCAATGAAAACTTTGATTTCAGCTTTCAAAGCTTTTGAAGATGCAAATAGCAATATTATCAAAATTGGTAGAACTCATCTACAAGATGCTGTACCTATTAAGATTTCTCAAGAGTTTAGTGGTTATAGAAATTCTATTGAAAAATGTCTTGAATATATTGAATTTACTAGAAAAGGTCTTTTAGAAATTTCACTTGGAGCAACTGCGGTTGGTACAGGAATTAATACCAAAGAAAACTTTAAAAACATTGTTGCAAAATATGTTTCAAAAATTACAGGCAAGGACTTCAAACCTGCTGAAAATTTCTTCCATTCATTGACAATGAAAGATGCTGTTGTAGTTTCTCATGGAGCTATCAAAGCACTTGCGATGGATTTAATCAAGATTGGAAATGATATAAGATTTTTAGCTTGTGGACCACGTTGCGGTTTTTCAGAAATTGAAATTCCTGCAAATGAACCTGGAAGTTCAATTATGCCTGGTAAGGTAAATCCTACTCAAATAGAAGCCTTGACAATGGTTTGCGCAAGAGTTTTAGGAAATGATACTACAATAAGTTTTTGTGCATCTCAAGGAAATTTTGAGCTTAATGTATATATGCCTATTATTATTCACAGTTTTGTTGAATCTGTAAATTTACTTTCAGATGCAATGGAATCTTTTGTTAAGAACTGTGTAAGAGGAATAAAAGTAAATAAAGAAGTTGTAAATAAATATTTGAATGAATCTTTAATGCTAGTAACTTCACTTAATCCATATATTGGATATGATAAGGCTAGTCAATGTGCAAAATATGCTTTTAAGGAAAATACAACATTAAAAAAAGCAGTTTTACATTTCGGTTATTTAACAGAGTCAGAATTCGATGAAATTGTTGACCCTAAAAAAATGGTTTAA
- a CDS encoding energy-coupled thiamine transporter ThiT has translation MENFGKFFSSTAGKTTIILLISFAFLFFVFYFRRDEKIFSTKALTYSAILLALGISANQIKFLSLPQGGSITLFSMIFIVFIGYMFGLRVGLIAGITFGLLNLLIKPEVYTPFQAIIDYILAFGSLGLSGLFATKKDKLIPAYLISITGRFIFATLSGYVFFGAYAPEGWNPLFYSIWYNISYIGTEGALTVALLLIPLVRNTLEKLKSSNFKTN, from the coding sequence ATGGAAAATTTTGGAAAATTTTTCTCAAGTACTGCTGGAAAAACAACTATTATATTGTTGATTTCCTTTGCTTTTTTATTTTTTGTCTTTTATTTTAGGAGAGATGAAAAAATATTTTCTACAAAAGCACTAACTTACTCTGCTATTTTATTAGCTCTTGGAATTAGTGCAAATCAAATAAAGTTTTTAAGCCTACCACAAGGTGGAAGTATTACTTTATTTTCAATGATTTTTATTGTTTTCATTGGTTATATGTTCGGACTTCGAGTAGGACTTATAGCAGGTATAACTTTTGGACTTTTAAATTTATTGATTAAGCCTGAAGTTTATACCCCATTTCAAGCAATTATCGACTATATCCTAGCATTTGGTTCTCTTGGACTTAGCGGATTGTTTGCAACTAAAAAAGATAAATTAATACCTGCTTACCTTATTTCAATTACAGGAAGATTTATCTTTGCAACATTATCAGGTTATGTATTTTTCGGAGCCTACGCACCAGAAGGTTGGAACCCACTATTTTATTCAATCTGGTATAATATTTCATATATCGGAACTGAAGGTGCTTTAACAGTCGCATTACTTTTAATACCACTAGTAAGAAATACTTTAGAAAAATTAAAATCAAGTAATTTTAAAACAAATTAA
- a CDS encoding Ltp family lipoprotein yields MKKNITILLVGLSLVVVFGIYYYSSKKDSSSKKQDTKVTTEQNTQKKKETEKQIDNYKKEKDEKREKQKIEDERIEKENREAVKKATANGNIPQEYKEALKKAQHYSHYMYRSKKWIYYQLSSTNKDELVNGDGFSKEAAQYAVDNLNVDFKEQAVKKIDGYKNFDLKQIRDFMIDVELFSEEETEYAIKHLKK; encoded by the coding sequence ATGAAAAAAAATATAACAATTTTATTAGTTGGTTTATCTTTAGTGGTTGTTTTTGGAATCTACTATTATTCAAGTAAAAAAGATTCTTCATCAAAAAAACAAGATACAAAGGTAACAACCGAACAAAATACTCAAAAAAAGAAAGAAACAGAAAAACAGATAGATAATTATAAAAAAGAGAAGGATGAAAAAAGAGAAAAGCAAAAAATAGAAGATGAAAGAATTGAGAAAGAAAATAGAGAGGCTGTAAAAAAAGCAACTGCAAATGGAAATATTCCTCAAGAGTACAAAGAAGCTCTAAAAAAAGCTCAACATTACTCTCATTATATGTATAGATCTAAAAAATGGATATATTATCAACTTAGTTCTACAAATAAAGACGAATTAGTCAATGGAGATGGCTTTAGCAAAGAAGCAGCACAATATGCGGTTGATAATTTAAATGTTGATTTTAAAGAACAAGCTGTAAAAAAAATTGATGGATATAAGAATTTTGATTTGAAGCAGATTAGAGATTTTATGATTGATGTTGAACTATTTAGTGAAGAAGAAACGGAGTACGCAATTAAACATTTAAAAAAATAA